From Deltaproteobacteria bacterium, a single genomic window includes:
- a CDS encoding ribulose-phosphate 3-epimerase: MRIVPSILTDRLEQFQDLLVRAAGFADYVQVDFMDGLFVPSKSISPSDLDGLHAGLSCEAHLMVERPVAYVEALSSLGFKRIIFHCEARSDPRAAIAAIREEGIQPAMAINPDTPISCLEDFVEELDSVLFLSVSPGFYGGRFIPVVLEKIQRFRGRHPSLTIGIDGGVSLDNIPEIKSVGVDYACVGSRIFLSGDPAASYVALSKRAEE; encoded by the coding sequence ATGCGAATAGTTCCGTCTATTCTTACAGACCGCCTCGAGCAGTTCCAGGACCTGCTTGTACGGGCCGCGGGGTTCGCCGACTATGTTCAGGTAGATTTTATGGACGGCCTCTTTGTCCCGTCCAAGAGCATCTCCCCGAGTGATCTGGACGGCCTCCACGCTGGCCTCTCCTGTGAAGCCCATCTCATGGTCGAGCGGCCCGTCGCCTACGTGGAGGCTTTGAGCTCCCTCGGGTTCAAACGGATCATCTTCCACTGTGAAGCGCGCTCCGACCCGAGAGCGGCAATAGCGGCCATAAGGGAGGAAGGCATCCAACCTGCAATGGCGATAAATCCGGATACCCCGATCTCGTGTCTGGAGGATTTTGTGGAAGAACTCGACTCGGTTCTGTTTCTCTCGGTGAGCCCGGGGTTCTACGGGGGACGTTTCATTCCCGTGGTTCTGGAGAAGATCCAGAGATTCAGGGGGCGTCACCCATCTCTGACTATCGGTATCGATGGGGGAGTGAGTCTGGACAACATCCCGGAGATCAAGTCGGTGGGCGTGGATTATGCCTGCGTGGGAAGCAGGATATTCTTGAGCGGCGATCCTGCAGCGAGTTACGTGGCCCTGAGTAAGAGGGCTGAGGAATAG
- the yacG gene encoding DNA gyrase inhibitor YacG gives MRRKIVCPICKKETHWQGNPFRPFCSARCRLIDLASWLGGDYAIPGEKTCSPLPEKDEKTGD, from the coding sequence GTGAGGAGAAAGATCGTCTGCCCTATCTGTAAAAAGGAGACTCACTGGCAGGGGAATCCCTTCAGGCCCTTCTGCTCTGCCCGATGCAGGCTGATCGATCTCGCCTCATGGCTGGGAGGAGATTACGCGATCCCGGGTGAGAAGACATGTTCTCCACTGCCGGAGAAGGATGAAAAGACGGGTGACTGA
- the fabF gene encoding beta-ketoacyl-ACP synthase II produces the protein MAHRVVITGMGAITPIGVGTEQYWKNLLAGVSGVRRVEFPNVDMDQYRTQIAAPVDDFDASRYVPLGKEARHLGRTSQFAVAATKLALEDAGFSLSYGKRQVTIDDIDPFKIGVILGAAGGNVELLENAVELFIEDRGPRRGSPHTLPYYLLSAVSANVAIKFNCHGMNYVVPTACSSASQAIGNSFRHLRNGWEDVIITGGADAGITPVTFGGFVALRAMSTRNDEPERASRPFDRERDGFVMGEGGGILVLEKLEHALKRNATIYAEVTGFGMTSDAYHVTVPESEGRSFVRAIEMALKEAGIGPDEIDYINAHGTSTKLNDPIETRAIKRVFGERAFEIPVSSTKSMIGHLLGAAGGVETIASVLTIRDGWVHPTINYEFPDPECDLDYVPNRPRQVPVKTAMSTSLGFGGFNSVLILRKYEG, from the coding sequence GTGGCTCATCGGGTTGTGATCACAGGAATGGGCGCCATTACTCCAATCGGGGTCGGAACCGAGCAGTACTGGAAGAATCTGCTTGCCGGAGTCTCAGGGGTTAGACGTGTGGAGTTTCCCAACGTGGACATGGATCAGTACAGGACCCAGATCGCTGCCCCGGTGGATGATTTCGACGCTTCACGATACGTCCCCTTGGGCAAGGAGGCCAGGCACCTGGGCCGCACTTCTCAGTTCGCCGTGGCAGCTACGAAGCTGGCTCTGGAAGACGCCGGATTCAGCTTGTCCTATGGGAAACGTCAGGTGACTATCGATGACATCGATCCTTTCAAAATAGGGGTGATCCTGGGAGCTGCCGGGGGTAACGTAGAACTCCTCGAGAACGCCGTCGAGCTTTTCATAGAGGACCGGGGGCCCAGAAGGGGATCACCCCACACCCTACCCTACTATCTCCTCAGCGCTGTCTCGGCGAATGTGGCCATCAAGTTCAACTGCCACGGCATGAACTATGTGGTTCCCACGGCCTGCTCATCCGCGTCTCAAGCGATCGGAAACAGCTTTCGCCACCTGAGGAACGGATGGGAAGATGTGATCATAACCGGTGGTGCCGACGCCGGCATTACCCCTGTCACCTTCGGTGGATTTGTAGCCCTCCGGGCCATGTCGACTCGCAACGATGAACCCGAAAGAGCCTCTCGGCCTTTCGACAGGGAAAGAGACGGCTTTGTCATGGGCGAAGGCGGGGGAATCCTGGTTCTGGAAAAACTCGAGCATGCCCTCAAGCGGAATGCCACGATCTACGCCGAAGTAACGGGTTTCGGCATGACTTCTGACGCCTACCATGTCACTGTCCCGGAAAGTGAGGGCCGTTCCTTTGTCAGGGCGATTGAGATGGCTCTGAAGGAGGCAGGCATCGGGCCTGATGAAATCGACTACATCAATGCCCACGGGACGTCCACAAAGCTGAACGACCCCATCGAAACTCGAGCCATAAAGAGGGTCTTCGGGGAGCGGGCATTCGAGATACCTGTCAGCTCTACGAAATCGATGATCGGCCACCTCCTCGGGGCGGCTGGAGGGGTTGAAACCATAGCGAGCGTGCTGACGATCCGAGACGGTTGGGTCCATCCCACTATCAACTACGAATTCCCCGATCCTGAATGCGATCTTGACTACGTGCCAAATAGGCCGCGGCAGGTCCCCGTAAAGACGGCCATGTCCACATCTCTGGGCTTTGGTGGATTCAACAGCGTTTTGATCTTGCGGAAGTATGAAGGATGA
- a CDS encoding beta-ketoacyl-[acyl-carrier-protein] synthase family protein has product MRRRVVITGIGVVAPNGIGKDDFWEALVSGKSAITKITRFDVSSYPYQIAGEVKRFDPADFMTRKIAKRTALFAQFALAAARLAVWDCGLTPEMFCNLNAGVFLGDSIGGLDLLEEQVGIFHEKGIRRLSPFASVMFFSHAAASHVGIEFNIRGPAVTVSTGCPAGANAIRLAAEEIRRGNIDIAVVGGTDAPISPVMVAALSASGSLASNNGDPEKASRPFDRNRSGWVLSEGAGILVLEEFRHADSRSANLYGEVLGCSLTNDACGVYEIDRSGDGLYRSMKNALSEAHLIPEEIEYISAHAPSMVLTDQVEVLAIKRLFKEYAYRVPVSSIKSMIGQPLAATGIFQLIACLLGMRDRTLPPTINYEQPDPDCDLDCVPNKARGKTIRTALVNTHGYGGINCSVVVGKIA; this is encoded by the coding sequence ATGAGACGGCGCGTTGTTATCACGGGCATTGGCGTGGTCGCACCCAACGGGATCGGCAAGGACGACTTCTGGGAGGCTCTGGTCTCCGGTAAGTCTGCAATCACCAAGATAACCCGCTTCGACGTCTCTTCTTATCCTTACCAAATCGCAGGCGAGGTGAAGCGGTTTGACCCGGCCGACTTCATGACTCGCAAGATAGCAAAAAGAACGGCTCTCTTTGCCCAATTCGCCCTTGCAGCGGCTCGGTTGGCGGTCTGGGACTGTGGCCTTACCCCTGAGATGTTCTGTAACCTGAATGCCGGCGTTTTCCTAGGCGATTCCATAGGAGGTCTTGACCTGCTTGAAGAACAGGTTGGAATCTTTCACGAAAAAGGGATAAGGAGGCTGAGTCCCTTTGCCTCGGTCATGTTCTTTTCACATGCTGCGGCAAGCCATGTAGGTATTGAGTTCAACATAAGGGGTCCTGCCGTTACCGTTTCTACAGGGTGTCCAGCCGGGGCGAACGCAATCAGGTTGGCGGCAGAGGAAATACGGAGAGGCAATATCGATATAGCCGTGGTCGGAGGAACCGATGCGCCGATTTCTCCGGTCATGGTTGCCGCTCTGAGTGCCTCGGGCAGTCTGGCGAGCAACAATGGAGATCCTGAAAAGGCAAGCAGACCCTTTGACAGGAACCGTTCTGGGTGGGTACTGTCAGAAGGTGCCGGGATCCTGGTGCTGGAGGAATTCAGACACGCGGATTCTCGATCGGCGAATCTCTATGGTGAGGTGCTCGGTTGTTCGTTGACGAACGATGCCTGCGGGGTCTATGAAATCGATCGAAGCGGAGACGGGCTGTATCGGTCGATGAAAAACGCTCTCTCTGAAGCTCACCTGATCCCAGAAGAAATCGAATACATATCGGCCCATGCACCTTCGATGGTCTTAACCGATCAAGTCGAAGTGCTAGCAATCAAGAGGCTCTTCAAAGAATATGCATACCGAGTACCCGTAAGTTCAATAAAATCGATGATCGGCCAACCTCTTGCAGCAACGGGAATATTCCAGTTAATTGCCTGCCTTCTCGGAATGCGCGATCGCACTCTCCCTCCTACCATAAACTACGAACAGCCGGACCCGGATTGTGACCTTGACTGTGTCCCCAACAAGGCTCGAGGAAAAACCATAAGGACTGCACTTGTCAATACTCACGGATATGGTGGAATCAACTGTTCTGTCGTGGTTGGCAAGATAGCCTGA
- a CDS encoding GAF domain-containing protein yields the protein MTLYAVPDLSALIVNTFFGLYVYRKNPASLSNRLFALLMLAICIWQFGEFNLVNSTTARAALFWDRFLYVGLILAPNASWVLALGFPHRSTLLRNRATALLLFTPSLFLLSLLPTNLFISGVQTESWGFGKIAGPLYWLFRVHMSIFVSLTLLTFYRSYRRAQTGRQKVQSKYLMMAISVPGLFGILILMVFQPLGLKYLNMGTAAFASVIMTAILSYAIAKHRLMDIDLVLKKGTIYAVTLAAVVLPSVLLIVFFSNIIFEKFEFVFLFIILVILSISCIVFSALIPHAETSLERTIFRNRLAYRSILSEFSKEIVTIVELGVLCREVLHTITTAMDIVNASIFVHEESTGKYELQAEKGTNTFTASEKNVSYPGAGDDFIEWMKKNRSIIVREEWEKQTRRPDLQKVINRMGQMESEVLIPLHTKRRLIGFINLGRKSQKEIYSDEDIGLLESLANQTAIAIENAKLYEDVKRQKAVVRRADRLASLGTLAAGLAHEIRNPLVAIKTLVELLPDRIDDEEFRRDFLAVASGEVDRICLLVNELLEFARPAAPQLQLEDIPEIMDGMILLISTELKNRNLEVVKKYEDDLPRIAIDREQVKQVFLNILLNAIEATEDGGQVVVEIRTLSRKGSDKVLQVEIRDTGRGIPEDHLDDVFTPFFTTKDKGSGLGLAISHQIIQEHRGIITVKSRVGEGSSFFIDFPITREGASGKDGTDREQPVRESYLSELSGVVKKSGEEGFADR from the coding sequence GTGACATTGTATGCAGTTCCGGATTTGTCTGCCCTGATCGTGAATACGTTTTTCGGCTTATATGTCTACCGGAAAAATCCCGCCTCGCTATCGAATAGATTGTTCGCCCTCCTGATGCTTGCGATCTGTATCTGGCAATTCGGTGAATTCAATCTGGTAAACTCAACGACCGCGAGGGCGGCGCTATTCTGGGATCGATTCCTTTACGTTGGACTCATTCTTGCGCCCAATGCATCATGGGTTCTCGCATTGGGCTTCCCACACCGAAGTACCCTCCTCCGCAACAGAGCGACGGCCTTGCTGCTGTTCACTCCGTCTCTCTTCCTGCTCTCTTTGCTGCCCACGAATTTGTTCATTTCAGGCGTCCAAACAGAGTCATGGGGTTTCGGAAAGATCGCAGGTCCCCTGTATTGGCTTTTCAGGGTCCATATGTCGATTTTTGTCTCTCTGACCCTTTTGACCTTTTATCGTTCCTATAGGAGAGCCCAGACCGGAAGACAAAAAGTCCAGTCCAAGTATCTCATGATGGCAATAAGCGTTCCAGGACTTTTTGGAATCCTGATACTAATGGTGTTTCAGCCCTTGGGATTGAAGTACTTGAATATGGGAACCGCTGCTTTCGCTTCGGTCATAATGACCGCCATTCTGTCCTATGCAATTGCGAAACACAGGTTGATGGATATAGATCTGGTACTTAAGAAAGGAACTATCTATGCTGTGACTCTTGCCGCTGTTGTTCTTCCATCAGTTCTGTTGATTGTTTTTTTCTCTAATATTATCTTCGAAAAGTTTGAATTTGTATTCTTATTCATAATCCTCGTTATCCTTTCTATTAGTTGCATAGTATTCTCAGCTCTTATTCCACATGCTGAGACAAGCCTCGAACGGACAATCTTCAGGAACAGGCTTGCGTACAGGTCTATTCTTTCAGAGTTCAGTAAGGAAATAGTAACCATAGTCGAACTGGGAGTTCTGTGCAGAGAGGTGCTACATACAATCACGACTGCAATGGATATCGTCAATGCGTCTATCTTTGTCCATGAAGAAAGCACAGGAAAGTATGAACTACAGGCTGAAAAAGGTACTAACACATTTACTGCTTCTGAGAAGAATGTTTCATATCCGGGTGCAGGCGATGATTTCATTGAATGGATGAAGAAAAATAGAAGCATTATAGTAAGAGAGGAGTGGGAGAAGCAAACGAGAAGGCCTGATCTGCAAAAGGTGATCAATAGAATGGGACAGATGGAATCGGAGGTTCTTATCCCTCTTCATACAAAGAGACGACTCATCGGGTTCATTAATTTGGGCAGGAAATCGCAAAAGGAGATTTACTCCGATGAAGACATCGGCCTTCTCGAGAGCCTTGCCAACCAGACGGCCATCGCCATAGAAAATGCCAAGCTTTATGAGGACGTGAAGAGACAAAAGGCGGTCGTGCGCCGGGCGGATCGTCTCGCTTCCTTGGGGACTCTGGCCGCAGGGTTGGCCCATGAGATCAGGAATCCCCTTGTGGCGATAAAAACCCTCGTGGAACTCCTCCCCGACAGGATCGATGATGAGGAGTTCAGGAGGGATTTTCTTGCAGTAGCTTCCGGCGAGGTCGACAGGATATGCCTGTTGGTCAACGAGCTCTTGGAGTTTGCAAGGCCTGCTGCTCCCCAGCTTCAGCTGGAAGACATCCCGGAGATCATGGACGGCATGATCCTGCTTATCTCCACGGAATTGAAAAACAGGAATCTGGAAGTCGTGAAGAAGTACGAAGACGACCTTCCTCGTATCGCCATCGACCGGGAGCAGGTCAAACAGGTCTTTCTCAACATTCTGCTCAATGCCATCGAGGCCACCGAAGATGGGGGACAGGTGGTCGTCGAAATCCGAACCCTTTCGAGAAAGGGTAGCGACAAGGTCCTTCAGGTTGAGATACGGGACACGGGCAGGGGAATTCCTGAAGACCATTTGGACGATGTTTTCACTCCCTTTTTTACCACCAAGGACAAGGGGAGCGGACTCGGCCTGGCCATCTCCCACCAGATCATTCAGGAACACAGGGGGATCATAACCGTGAAGAGTCGGGTGGGTGAAGGTTCCTCCTTCTTCATCGATTTCCCAATCACAAGAGAAGGTGCCTCGGGAAAGGATGGTACCGATAGGGAACAGCCGGTTCGAGAATCCTACCTATCAGAGCTTTCTGGGGTGGTGAAGAAAAGTGGCGAAGAAGGCTTTGCTGATCGTTGA
- a CDS encoding sigma-54-dependent Fis family transcriptional regulator, which translates to MAKKALLIVDDESAIRESLKWVFKHTYRILLAEDGHEALRLVDGGAPDIVLLDILLPDINGLEVLRQIKERNRDLPVIMITATKTVKNAVEAMKLGADDYIVKPFDLDELKIVVRKALSTQDLSREVELLRSEVKRSYTFDNIIGKSREMREIFRVIRQVADSKTTVLVTGESGTGKELISRAIHRHSSRRDRPFVTINCAAIPEALIESELFGHERGAFTSAYEKKIGRFEMAHTGSLFLDEIGELSLSTQAKILRFLEEKEFTRVGGSKNIKVDVRLIAATNKNLEESIKNGSFRGDLFYRINVVPIEIPPLRNRKEDIPVLVDHFMRHFRTENQKGPYKISQGVMDVLINYDWPGNVRELENLIERVMALSTSEIITPEDLPVNVRESVRINRLKDAVLGGDISLTKAVAEFERDIIMDGMKRANYVQSQAAAKLGISRRILKYKLDKLKIEFDPH; encoded by the coding sequence GTGGCGAAGAAGGCTTTGCTGATCGTTGATGATGAGTCGGCCATAAGAGAGTCACTCAAATGGGTTTTCAAGCACACCTACCGTATCCTCTTGGCGGAGGACGGCCATGAGGCTCTCCGGCTCGTCGATGGGGGGGCACCTGATATCGTTCTCTTGGATATTCTTCTCCCTGATATCAACGGCCTGGAGGTTCTGAGGCAGATAAAGGAGCGCAACAGAGACCTTCCCGTCATCATGATTACCGCCACAAAGACCGTTAAGAATGCGGTGGAGGCAATGAAGCTCGGAGCGGACGACTATATCGTGAAACCCTTCGATCTTGACGAACTGAAAATTGTGGTTCGCAAGGCCCTGTCGACTCAGGACTTGTCCAGGGAAGTGGAGCTCCTCAGGTCGGAGGTGAAACGTAGCTACACCTTCGACAATATCATAGGCAAGAGCAGGGAGATGAGGGAGATTTTCAGGGTCATCCGGCAGGTTGCGGATTCCAAGACTACGGTTCTGGTCACCGGAGAGAGCGGAACAGGCAAGGAACTCATATCCCGTGCAATACACCGCCACAGTTCAAGAAGGGACAGACCCTTTGTTACAATCAACTGTGCCGCCATACCTGAAGCCCTGATAGAGAGCGAACTCTTCGGCCATGAGAGGGGGGCCTTTACCAGTGCCTATGAGAAAAAGATCGGCCGTTTCGAAATGGCACACACGGGTTCCCTCTTCCTCGACGAAATCGGGGAACTCAGCCTTTCCACTCAGGCCAAAATCCTCCGTTTTCTCGAGGAGAAGGAGTTCACCCGTGTGGGAGGCTCAAAGAACATCAAGGTCGATGTTCGCTTGATCGCGGCAACCAACAAGAACCTGGAGGAATCGATCAAGAACGGGAGTTTTCGGGGTGACCTCTTCTACCGAATCAACGTTGTTCCGATCGAGATTCCCCCTTTACGAAACCGGAAAGAGGATATCCCGGTTCTGGTTGATCATTTCATGAGACACTTCCGCACCGAAAATCAGAAGGGACCGTACAAGATATCGCAGGGCGTGATGGATGTCCTTATCAATTACGATTGGCCCGGTAACGTGAGAGAACTCGAAAACCTCATCGAGAGGGTGATGGCTCTGTCCACATCCGAGATCATCACACCTGAAGATCTCCCTGTCAACGTCCGTGAGAGCGTGCGGATCAACAGGCTGAAAGACGCCGTCCTTGGGGGAGACATATCTTTGACCAAGGCCGTTGCCGAGTTTGAACGGGATATCATCATGGACGGTATGAAACGAGCCAACTATGTCCAGTCCCAGGCAGCAGCCAAATTGGGAATCAGCCGGCGCATCCTAAAATATAAGCTGGACAAGTTGAAGATCGAATTCGATCCCCATTAG
- a CDS encoding response regulator: MMVEHARILIVDDELGPRESLRIILKPFYDVHTASDGRAALDFLGRNTVDLITLDLKMPGLSGLEVLEQVRKSNPDVLVIIVTGYGTFKSVVEAIRLDVFDYISKPFNIQEILSVVKRCLEMRDTEITIKTIFSEIASVSVEGYSEPRLAKILEMTRRLLRNGEQLGPKAKEISSLELIRMVSEGIEKRDPYSAGHSARVGRYTDSVARKLGLAEEVRTSLQVASYLHDIGKVCISSRFMNNEGKLSSTDWAILKRHPLKSVQLVQPLQLPESTISVIRHHHERFDGTGYPGGLADGEIPLGARILSIGNTYDALMSKKLYRDSMDPAEARAEIERGARTCFDPDLVGIFMEVLREQKDLCQPEGFHERLHGEAL; the protein is encoded by the coding sequence ATGATGGTGGAGCATGCAAGAATACTGATTGTCGATGACGAGCTCGGGCCGAGGGAATCGCTCAGGATTATCCTGAAGCCCTTCTATGACGTCCACACAGCCTCCGATGGGAGAGCCGCTCTCGATTTCCTTGGAAGGAACACCGTGGATCTCATCACCCTCGACCTGAAGATGCCGGGCCTCTCCGGGTTGGAAGTGCTGGAGCAGGTCCGAAAATCCAATCCGGACGTGCTGGTTATCATTGTTACCGGCTATGGTACTTTCAAGTCCGTGGTGGAAGCCATTCGCCTCGATGTTTTTGACTATATTTCCAAGCCTTTCAATATCCAGGAAATTCTCTCCGTGGTGAAGCGATGTCTGGAAATGAGGGATACCGAGATCACTATCAAAACCATCTTCAGCGAAATCGCCTCGGTTTCGGTGGAAGGATACTCAGAGCCACGCCTGGCCAAGATCTTGGAAATGACGAGAAGACTCCTGCGTAACGGCGAGCAACTCGGGCCGAAGGCAAAAGAGATCTCGAGTCTCGAATTGATTCGTATGGTATCAGAGGGGATCGAGAAGAGAGATCCTTACTCTGCCGGCCATTCGGCAAGAGTCGGCCGATATACGGACTCTGTGGCCCGAAAGCTTGGACTCGCCGAGGAGGTGAGAACGTCTCTACAGGTGGCATCGTACCTCCATGACATCGGAAAGGTTTGCATCAGCAGTCGATTCATGAACAACGAAGGAAAGCTCTCCAGTACCGACTGGGCCATTCTCAAGAGGCATCCCCTCAAATCGGTCCAGCTCGTTCAGCCTCTCCAACTGCCGGAGAGTACGATTTCGGTCATCCGCCATCACCACGAACGCTTCGACGGGACGGGCTATCCCGGTGGGCTGGCAGACGGGGAGATTCCCCTCGGTGCTCGAATCCTTTCCATCGGGAACACCTATGACGCTCTCATGTCGAAGAAACTCTACCGGGATTCCATGGACCCCGCCGAGGCTCGGGCGGAGATCGAGAGAGGTGCCCGGACTTGCTTCGACCCCGATCTGGTTGGGATCTTCATGGAAGTCTTGCGAGAACAGAAAGACCTGTGTCAGCCCGAGGGCTTTCACGAGAGACTTCACGGGGAAGCCCTATGA